The following are encoded together in the Desulfococcus multivorans genome:
- a CDS encoding enoyl-CoA hydratase/isomerase family protein: MNLECIGYEKRKGVGIITLNRPQVLNAMNRRLWLDFQTVLAEAGADPDIRAVVITGEGRAFSSGADLKDSRNRSQTDYRAYLEELQQASRRLIRFDKPVIAAINGYAIGSGFELALACDIRIAAENARIGLPEAKVASSVTGGALRLLQDLVGPGKARELLFTGDFIEGSEAARIGLVNLAVPLEQLMGTALSMAEKIAQNAPLSIKMIKKGLHMAQGETSMEALMDFEIEACLACVSAEERRVSLDTFETRKK, from the coding sequence ATGAATCTCGAATGCATTGGATACGAAAAACGCAAGGGCGTCGGCATCATCACCCTGAACCGCCCCCAGGTTCTCAATGCCATGAATCGTCGTCTGTGGCTCGATTTTCAGACGGTACTGGCGGAGGCCGGTGCGGATCCCGATATTCGCGCCGTCGTGATTACCGGGGAGGGCAGGGCTTTTTCATCGGGGGCCGACCTTAAAGACAGTCGAAACCGCAGCCAAACGGACTATCGCGCCTATCTCGAGGAACTCCAACAGGCTTCCCGACGCCTCATCCGGTTCGATAAACCCGTCATCGCCGCCATCAACGGGTATGCCATCGGCTCGGGCTTCGAACTGGCCCTGGCCTGCGATATCCGCATTGCCGCTGAAAACGCCCGCATCGGGCTGCCGGAAGCCAAGGTCGCCTCTTCGGTGACCGGCGGCGCGCTCCGCCTTCTCCAGGATCTCGTCGGACCGGGAAAGGCCAGGGAGCTGCTCTTTACGGGTGACTTCATCGAGGGATCGGAAGCAGCGCGTATCGGGCTCGTCAACCTCGCCGTTCCCCTGGAGCAACTCATGGGAACGGCGCTCTCCATGGCCGAAAAGATCGCACAAAACGCCCCGCTTTCCATCAAAATGATCAAAAAGGGGCTTCACATGGCTCAAGGAGAGACAAGCATGGAGGCGCTGATGGATTTTGAAATCGAGGCCTGCCTGGCCTGCGTGTCCGCCGAGGAACGAAGGGTATCTCTCGATACCTTTGAGACCCGGAAAAAATAA